A genomic segment from Bosea sp. OAE506 encodes:
- the lpxA gene encoding acyl-ACP--UDP-N-acetylglucosamine O-acyltransferase translates to MSATIHPMSVVDPAAKIAAGVTVGPFCTVGADVVLEEGVELISHVAISGRTTVGARTKIYPFASIGHPPQDVKYKGEPSTLTIGIDCLIREGVTMNPGTEGGGMKTTVGDRCFFLANSHVAHDTSIGDNVIFSNNVMCAGHVKVGNFVIVGGGTGLHQFIRVGDHAFIGGGAGVMHDVIPFGLVRDNPAHLAGLNLVGLRRRGFTREQIHELRRAYRLLFADEGTLSERVEDVASEFAAHPLIHEILDFIRNGGERAICVPHDVNAPDR, encoded by the coding sequence ATGAGCGCAACGATTCATCCCATGTCGGTCGTCGACCCCGCCGCGAAGATCGCGGCCGGCGTTACTGTCGGCCCGTTCTGCACGGTTGGCGCCGACGTCGTTCTCGAGGAGGGCGTCGAGCTAATCAGCCATGTCGCGATTTCCGGCCGCACGACCGTGGGAGCGCGGACCAAGATCTATCCCTTTGCCTCGATCGGCCATCCGCCGCAGGATGTGAAGTACAAGGGTGAGCCCTCGACGCTAACCATCGGCATCGACTGCCTGATTCGCGAAGGCGTGACGATGAACCCCGGCACCGAGGGGGGCGGCATGAAGACGACGGTCGGCGACCGTTGCTTCTTCCTAGCCAATTCGCATGTCGCCCACGACACGTCGATCGGCGACAACGTCATCTTCTCCAACAACGTCATGTGCGCCGGCCATGTGAAGGTCGGCAACTTCGTCATCGTCGGCGGTGGGACCGGCCTGCACCAGTTCATCCGCGTCGGCGATCACGCCTTCATCGGCGGTGGCGCGGGCGTGATGCACGACGTCATCCCCTTCGGCCTCGTGCGCGACAACCCGGCCCATCTCGCCGGGCTCAACCTCGTCGGGTTGCGCCGCCGTGGCTTCACCCGGGAGCAGATCCACGAGCTGCGCCGTGCCTACCGTCTGCTCTTCGCCGACGAGGGCACGCTTTCTGAGCGCGTCGAGGATGTCGCCAGCGAGTTCGCGGCGCATCCGCTGATCCACGAGATCCTCGACTTCATCCGCAACGGCGGCGAGCGCGCCATCTGCGTGCCGCACGACGTCAACGCGCCCGATCGGTGA
- the fabZ gene encoding 3-hydroxyacyl-ACP dehydratase FabZ, translating to MTEATTTLGVADIQRIMACIPHRYPFLLVDRVVEINGDESGVGIKNVTINEPQFTGHFPDRPVFPGVLMIEAMAQTAGVLVVNARGSDDAAVRSVLFTTIDNAKFRKPVGPGDTLRFHLTKVARKRNIYFYRGEARVEGTLVAEADLSAMVV from the coding sequence ATGACCGAGGCGACGACGACGCTGGGTGTGGCCGACATCCAGAGGATCATGGCCTGCATTCCGCATCGATACCCGTTCCTGCTGGTCGACCGCGTCGTGGAGATCAATGGCGACGAGTCCGGTGTCGGCATTAAGAACGTGACGATCAACGAGCCGCAGTTCACCGGGCATTTCCCTGATCGGCCGGTATTCCCCGGCGTACTGATGATCGAGGCGATGGCGCAGACCGCCGGCGTCCTCGTGGTCAATGCCCGCGGCAGCGACGATGCGGCCGTCCGCAGCGTTCTCTTTACGACCATCGACAACGCCAAGTTCCGCAAGCCCGTCGGGCCCGGGGACACGCTGCGCTTCCACCTCACCAAGGTCGCCCGCAAGCGCAACATCTACTTCTACCGCGGCGAGGCGCGCGTCGAAGGCACGCTGGTTGCCGAGGCCGATCTCTCGGCGATGGTCGTCTGA
- the lpxD gene encoding UDP-3-O-(3-hydroxymyristoyl)glucosamine N-acyltransferase → MSEPQFFPAATSLDFGEVASISGLTLPEGVDASRRVTGAAALEHAGPSDVAYMDNPKYTDALAATSAGLCLVSPRFAERVPAGTTALVSPAPYHAFARVLARFFPAALKPSSVFGSQGVAPGAFVHATAVLEAGVTVDPGAVVGPGAEIGADTVVASHAVIGPHVRIGRNCSIGAGATLQATLVGNRVIIHPGVRIGQDGFGFAMSPKGHMKVPQIGRVIIQDDVEIGANTCIDRGASRDTVIGEGTKIDNLVQIGHNVVVGRHCVIVSQVGIAGSSTLEDFVVLGGQVGLAGHLTIGMGAQIAAQSGVAGDVPRGAKYGGYPAQPALNWARESALLKSLLANRSKGRSQG, encoded by the coding sequence ATGTCAGAACCCCAATTCTTCCCGGCCGCGACCTCGCTCGACTTCGGCGAGGTCGCTTCCATTTCGGGGCTCACGCTTCCCGAAGGCGTCGACGCGTCACGCCGCGTGACGGGCGCCGCGGCGCTCGAGCACGCCGGCCCGTCCGACGTCGCCTATATGGACAACCCGAAATACACCGACGCGCTGGCGGCCACCTCGGCCGGGCTCTGCCTGGTCTCGCCGCGCTTTGCGGAGCGGGTTCCCGCCGGAACCACGGCGCTGGTCTCGCCGGCGCCCTATCACGCCTTTGCGCGCGTGCTCGCGCGCTTCTTTCCCGCCGCGCTGAAGCCCAGTTCGGTCTTCGGCTCCCAGGGCGTCGCGCCTGGCGCCTTCGTTCATGCCACGGCGGTTCTCGAAGCAGGCGTCACCGTCGATCCCGGCGCCGTCGTTGGCCCTGGCGCCGAGATCGGGGCGGACACCGTCGTCGCTTCGCATGCCGTCATCGGCCCGCATGTCCGCATCGGCCGCAACTGCTCGATCGGCGCCGGAGCCACGTTGCAGGCGACGCTGGTCGGCAACCGCGTCATCATCCATCCCGGCGTCCGCATCGGCCAGGACGGTTTCGGCTTCGCCATGAGCCCCAAGGGCCACATGAAGGTGCCACAGATCGGCCGCGTCATCATCCAGGACGACGTCGAGATCGGTGCCAACACCTGCATCGACCGGGGCGCCAGCCGCGACACGGTGATCGGCGAGGGCACCAAGATCGATAATCTCGTCCAGATCGGCCACAACGTCGTCGTCGGTCGCCATTGCGTCATCGTCTCTCAGGTTGGCATCGCCGGATCGTCGACGCTGGAGGATTTCGTGGTGCTCGGCGGCCAGGTCGGGCTTGCGGGGCATCTGACGATCGGGATGGGCGCCCAGATCGCGGCCCAAAGCGGCGTCGCGGGCGATGTTCCCCGTGGTGCGAAGTATGGCGGCTATCCGGCCCAGCCGGCGCTGAACTGGGCGCGTGAGAGCGCGCTGCTCAAATCCCTGCTCGCCAATCGCAGCAAGGGCAGATCCCAGGGCTGA